One genomic region from Leptospira montravelensis encodes:
- a CDS encoding HD domain-containing phosphohydrolase — protein sequence MEINTKPKVLVVDDEPTNLQILNDILQKDYTLFFAKDGEKGIELAISQLPDLILLDVMMPKMTGHEVCKILKSNEKTKYIPVIFVTALTDIGDEEKGFQLGAVDYITKPVSPPIVKVRIKNHLSLVNVNEVKATRLQIVQRLGMASEYKDNETGMHVIRMSHYSQTLALAYGYSIEASEEILNAAPMHDVGKIGIPDFIIQKPGKLTPEEWEIMKRHPEIGAEIIGDHHSSLLKLARSIAITHHEKFDGSGYPYQLKGDQIPLEGRIIAIADVFDALTTVRPYKKAWDVSEAIDFLKKESGTHFDPELVKIFISVLPKILEIKNQWPEEIEKNSQI from the coding sequence ATGGAAATAAATACTAAACCAAAAGTGTTGGTTGTTGATGATGAGCCAACAAACTTACAAATATTGAACGATATTTTACAAAAAGATTATACTTTGTTTTTTGCGAAAGATGGAGAGAAGGGAATCGAACTCGCAATATCACAGTTACCCGATTTAATTTTACTTGATGTAATGATGCCGAAAATGACGGGGCATGAAGTTTGTAAGATACTAAAATCTAACGAAAAAACAAAATATATACCTGTTATTTTTGTAACAGCGTTAACAGATATAGGCGACGAGGAAAAAGGTTTTCAATTGGGAGCCGTTGACTATATAACCAAACCAGTAAGCCCTCCGATCGTAAAAGTTAGAATCAAAAACCATTTGTCTTTAGTCAATGTTAATGAAGTAAAAGCCACTAGGTTACAAATTGTACAAAGATTGGGTATGGCTTCTGAATATAAAGATAATGAAACAGGTATGCATGTGATTCGTATGAGTCATTATTCGCAAACTTTAGCATTGGCCTATGGATATTCTATTGAAGCATCTGAAGAGATTCTTAATGCAGCACCTATGCATGATGTTGGAAAAATTGGAATTCCAGATTTTATCATTCAGAAACCTGGAAAACTTACCCCCGAAGAGTGGGAAATTATGAAACGTCACCCCGAAATCGGGGCAGAAATCATCGGGGATCATCATTCTAGTTTATTAAAATTAGCTAGATCTATTGCGATCACTCATCATGAAAAATTTGATGGATCTGGTTATCCATACCAATTGAAAGGAGATCAAATTCCCCTAGAAGGCAGAATTATAGCGATTGCAGATGTATTTGATGCTTTAACAACAGTTCGGCCATATAAAAAAGCCTGGGATGTTTCTGAAGCTATCGATTTTTTAAAGAAAGAATCGGGAACACATTTTGATCCGGAATTGGTCAAAATATTTATTTCTGTCTTACCAAAGATTCTTGAAATTAAAAATCAATGGCCAGAGGAAATAGAAAAAAATTCACAAATTTGA